The following are encoded in a window of Pseudomonas sp. St316 genomic DNA:
- a CDS encoding DUF3969 family protein translates to MKDMSLMLEVFEVEEAARFISALSIGLLVSVQRGAMTLEEAERLIFSPRSSRVLKEKGISPEIFELIMNCCELEDVLDLAPSKFDSNVQILLDKFLGFLKTSKSRDTDLNFVELK, encoded by the coding sequence ATGAAAGATATGTCTTTGATGTTAGAAGTTTTTGAAGTCGAAGAGGCAGCTAGGTTTATATCTGCTTTGTCGATAGGCTTGTTGGTGTCTGTTCAACGCGGCGCAATGACGTTAGAGGAGGCTGAGCGGCTTATTTTTTCGCCAAGAAGCTCAAGAGTTTTGAAAGAGAAAGGCATTTCGCCCGAGATTTTTGAGTTGATAATGAACTGTTGTGAGTTGGAGGATGTGCTCGATCTAGCCCCATCCAAGTTTGATAGCAATGTGCAAATTCTTTTGGATAAATTTTTAGGTTTTTTGAAGACCTCCAAATCCCGTGATACTGACTTGAATTTTGTGGAGCTAAAATAG
- a CDS encoding VENN motif pre-toxin domain-containing protein: MGGLLAELTGSDFKTGAVAAGLNEALIPGMAKVAGENKDLQLMLSQLTGLLAAAAVDGDLNTGSKIAEKATTFNYLFHAELLEREQKLNTCASPADCQAVRDHYNNLDATRNKEFGQYCRNNPSACLQVTEQLVDEIPANEKLLHDGRGAGLGRSIALWEITQGNERAINTGIVEKTRTEKGDGPALLAELAADGLSPDRDLFSSTAGGKGGTTGVKVGVVSGSANGSGIKNVYESIKKAPLYPEGFREKMVERQRMP, encoded by the coding sequence ATGGGTGGCCTGCTGGCTGAACTGACGGGCAGCGACTTCAAGACTGGCGCGGTCGCCGCCGGTTTGAACGAAGCGCTGATCCCTGGTATGGCCAAGGTGGCGGGTGAAAACAAAGATCTGCAGCTGATGCTGTCGCAACTGACAGGCCTATTGGCCGCAGCTGCGGTTGATGGCGACCTGAATACAGGCTCGAAGATCGCCGAGAAAGCGACGACATTTAACTACCTGTTCCATGCCGAGCTGCTCGAAAGGGAACAGAAACTCAACACCTGCGCGTCCCCAGCGGATTGCCAAGCCGTCAGGGACCATTACAACAACCTCGACGCGACTCGCAATAAAGAGTTCGGCCAGTACTGCCGGAACAACCCGTCGGCGTGTTTGCAAGTAACCGAGCAACTGGTGGATGAGATTCCAGCCAATGAGAAATTGCTGCATGACGGCAGAGGCGCCGGGCTCGGTCGCTCGATAGCGCTTTGGGAGATTACTCAAGGCAACGAGCGGGCGATCAACACCGGCATCGTTGAGAAGACGCGCACTGAAAAAGGCGATGGGCCTGCACTATTGGCGGAGCTTGCGGCGGATGGGTTGAGTCCTGATCGGGATTTGTTCTCGTCGACGGCTGGGGGGAAGGGTGGTACAACCGGGGTTAAGGTTGGGGTTGTTTCAGGAAGTGCTAATGGTTCTGGAATAAAGAATGTCTATGAATCTATAAAGAAGGCTCCTCTGTACCCAGAAGGCTTTAGGGAAAAAATGGTGGAACGACAAAGAATGCCGTGA
- a CDS encoding ShlB/FhaC/HecB family hemolysin secretion/activation protein has protein sequence MSVFALGTRLVVASLCFLAMNIAVAAPTPGDTDLIRERQDRLLEEQRRRLEELKDLPGKEAKPAQPTAPVDTRCFPIKTIELKGADALSNAERERLLKPYIGQCLGVPQLNELLKVITDHYLDKGLVTSRAYLPQQDLSSGHLQVLVVEGRLEGLKGAENSQLSERELAMTFPGKTGDLLNLREMEQMVDQLNRLPSNRAQMELTPGQNIGGSQVLVNNTPQKPWRAGLSRHNDGQKSTGEQQWGASLDWDSPLGLADQLALRGGHDAISDHQKTSRNGMLYYNLPFGWWNLSYTYSQSEYRALGQANGFNFKQSGDSQNHQVRLERVVHRDAVSKTSLNTGLSYLRTNNFIEDSKLAESSNRISEMQFGINHGRRVGNAFVNLDLGLQEGIGALDAQGDHDPGPGLPDARYRKYTATLSYLQPFTLGGESFSFSSLMTGQRSEDALYSSQRMSLGGLSSIRGYKDQTLSGDSGGYWRNDLRWSRPVTLEWLRPVFAEYGTSLGYDQGVIRGNRYNGDEHGRMSSNSLELFARGEHLSASVTFAHSLERPDALTEREAPIYFRLDVSI, from the coding sequence ATGTCCGTATTTGCCTTAGGGACGAGGCTAGTCGTTGCGTCGCTGTGTTTTCTAGCGATGAACATCGCCGTCGCCGCGCCAACCCCCGGTGACACGGACCTGATTCGTGAACGCCAGGATCGCTTGCTCGAAGAGCAGCGCCGACGTCTTGAAGAACTCAAGGACCTGCCCGGCAAGGAGGCGAAGCCGGCCCAGCCGACGGCCCCTGTCGATACCCGTTGCTTCCCGATCAAGACCATCGAGCTCAAGGGCGCCGATGCTTTGTCCAATGCGGAGCGCGAACGCCTGCTCAAGCCCTACATCGGCCAATGCCTGGGCGTGCCACAGCTGAACGAGCTGCTCAAAGTCATTACCGACCATTATCTCGACAAAGGCCTGGTCACCAGTCGCGCCTATTTGCCGCAACAGGACCTGTCCAGCGGCCATCTGCAAGTGCTGGTCGTCGAGGGCCGCCTGGAAGGCCTCAAAGGTGCCGAGAACAGCCAGCTGTCGGAGCGCGAGTTGGCGATGACGTTTCCCGGCAAAACCGGCGACCTGCTCAACCTGCGTGAGATGGAGCAGATGGTCGATCAACTGAACCGGTTGCCGTCCAACCGCGCGCAAATGGAACTGACCCCGGGGCAGAACATCGGCGGCAGCCAGGTGCTGGTCAATAACACCCCGCAAAAACCTTGGCGCGCCGGCCTGTCACGGCATAACGACGGGCAGAAAAGCACGGGCGAACAGCAATGGGGCGCCTCCCTGGACTGGGACAGTCCCCTGGGCCTGGCTGACCAATTGGCCTTGCGCGGCGGCCACGATGCCATCAGCGACCACCAGAAAACCTCGCGCAACGGCATGCTCTATTACAACCTGCCGTTTGGCTGGTGGAACCTGAGTTACACCTACAGCCAGAGCGAGTACCGCGCGCTGGGCCAGGCCAACGGCTTCAATTTCAAGCAGAGCGGCGACAGCCAGAACCATCAGGTGCGCCTGGAACGGGTGGTGCATCGCGACGCGGTGAGCAAAACCTCGCTCAACACTGGCCTTTCGTACCTGCGCACCAACAACTTCATCGAAGACAGCAAGCTCGCTGAAAGCAGCAATCGCATCAGCGAAATGCAGTTCGGCATCAACCATGGACGACGGGTCGGCAATGCCTTCGTCAACCTCGACTTGGGCTTGCAGGAGGGTATCGGAGCCCTCGATGCCCAAGGCGATCACGACCCCGGGCCAGGGCTGCCGGATGCGCGCTATCGCAAATACACCGCCACCCTCAGCTACTTGCAGCCCTTCACGTTGGGCGGCGAGTCCTTCAGTTTCAGCAGCCTGATGACCGGCCAGCGCAGCGAGGATGCGCTGTACAGCTCGCAGCGCATGAGCCTGGGCGGCCTTTCGTCGATTCGCGGCTACAAGGACCAGACATTGTCCGGTGACAGCGGCGGCTACTGGCGCAACGACCTGCGCTGGAGCCGCCCGGTGACCCTGGAATGGCTGCGCCCGGTGTTCGCCGAATACGGCACCAGCCTCGGTTATGACCAGGGCGTGATTCGCGGCAATCGCTATAACGGCGACGAGCACGGGCGTATGTCGAGCAACTCGCTGGAGTTGTTCGCCCGCGGCGAGCACCTGAGCGCCAGCGTGACCTTCGCCCACTCCCTGGAACGTCCGGATGCCCTGACCGAGCGCGAAGCGCCGATCTACTTCCGCTTGGATGTATCTATTTAA
- a CDS encoding DUF637 domain-containing protein has protein sequence MDDRQYAFLARQPSAALKTRDAFWGMPKRGLAFLLANVMFWQPMWAQADGIVVSAPGTSLGQAGNGVPVVNIAKPNGSGLSHNQFKDYNVGSSGVILNNATNTAQATQLGGIILGNPNLQGTAATTILNEVNGGNPSQLRGYTEVAGQSAHVIVANPYGITCNGCGFINTPKATLTTGKPVLENGQLKSYQVDQGSVSIEGAGLNANNVDRFEIITRSAKINAEIQAKNLTIVAGRNDVNANTLNATARADDGSAKPELAIDSSALGGMYAGAIKLVGTEAGVGVKLDGQMVASGGDIQLDANGHLSLAQTAAAGAVNIQANSLETRGQVYAGSRLDVKTQGDLTSRNNLVARDSVHLDSGGTLSNNGIIEAGVNADNSRNATGDVTLTAKQLNNGGKTVIASQDLNVTTTVGLNNQGGTLSGQRKTTVTGNVVDNRNKGRILGGTELHLTANQVLNSQGGLINSQGILTATLGHLENNAGELSSLNSATLILGSLDNLTGLVMAGKNLDITNTGAINNQGGELSSQGVMTVRSASLDNSNKGTVAANGKLVVSATGAVSNADKGLIASRAAEVEFGAASLNNAKGTLQGKGLVTVNVTGDIDNQGGSIIAQDAKLGVFASNLDNRGGVLSSVKAALEARTTGVLKNGYDVNRVGGTIQAQGLNIKALAGLYNDGGRMAAQAGDIVINNPAADINNRNGGMYATGKVQVIGRQMDNSGGGQVSASRIDFDLSGALNNNAGIIESQDSLDVLAASLSNQKGQLRTLGQNSTTVFSIGGLFDNNDGTLETASQNVGLDTGSLQNVGGKLLHTGLGLFGISQANLGQAGGQLVTYGNLTVTADRWTNNTAIQAGHLVVDVDQLTQTATGQLLSTDSMVGRGSNWRVDGLIGSDGAIDLQLTGAYAGNGRLSSLGTLGLKAALINLEQNGSIAGGGNTSVVVDGVLNSYGRLTSAADLSVTAATINNYGTLGSAGTLGVTTGDLLNEHGLIFSGGNTNLRVNSLTNRYADIYSLGDLSIDRDGLGTRASRILNSSSTLQSDGNMRLAASTIDNVREVLTTHDAGIYTASIREVACIEGVNAGDCSGGKENHVWQIVQRDKFEVTAASAASSITTGGNLDIQGDSLTNRSSSIGVGGALTANLVSLNNIGIETGETETSRTFMSERTRSPGGWRAAANDFTNKYWLQSPGYNADDLGGLEAAMGRFIGMTEREIPGLGSQTATTDSQTYAAIIQSGGAVDIRTQGTANNGVVRGGYNYVGAGPRTDTGADGAFSTRVTVNRQLPPSLTQQQVDPLALPGFDLPTGQNGLFRMSGDGSATPTQGTGLTQVRGLPDRSFQANPQKYLIETNPALTDMRRFMSSDYLLSNLGYDPDDAAKRLGDGFYEQRLIQQAVIARTGQRFLDGQTSDDGMFKYLMNNAIASKDALNLSLGVSLTAEQVAALTHDIVWMETRTVNNEQVLVPVLYLAQANNRLAANGALIQGSDVSLIAGKNLNNAGTLRASSHLRATAGDSLVNSGLLEAGNRLEALAGNDLTNRAGGVIAGGDVSVVALTGDVTNERTVTTHESDSGYRSERTDFIDSAARIEAGNNLNISAGRDINSVGGVLKSGADTTLNATRDVNLIAAERITSGTRGRHRDQDIKQYGSSLDSGRDLTVNAGRNLTVVGTQIDAKRDVAMAAQGNLTFASAADEQHSYGKSKKVTSQEDHVSQVASTVNAGRNVVLSAGQDLAMIASKVNAANEAYFVAGGKLELLAAQDSDYSLYDMKKKGGWGSKKTQRDEVTDVKNIGSEITAGGDLRLVSGGDQRYQVAKLQSGKDITLDGSGSITFEGVKDLHQESHEKTDNNAFWVSSKGKGKTDETLRQSQFIAEGNVAIKAVNGLKIDINQVNQQTVSQSIDAMVKADPQLAWLKDAEKRGDVDWRQVKEIHDSFKYSNSGLGPASQIIIAILMAAVVGPLAAGAMGTATGGMVAAGTITAETAAGISAAAGAVAAGAATNATVSVVNNRGNLGAVFKDVTSSDAMKGYAIAGVTAGLTAAYFDGWTGTETSTATEKVVTSSSLSTWNGVGQFAANQALQNSTSMLLSKALGQGGSASDALKNALFNTLAAASFNAMGDYTKGVYATGTPQKIVIHAMVGGFSPKLQAVISKSEPWQLGLTRL, from the coding sequence ATGGACGACCGCCAATACGCCTTCCTGGCCCGCCAGCCTTCGGCTGCCCTGAAAACTCGTGACGCCTTCTGGGGCATGCCCAAGCGCGGCCTGGCGTTCCTGTTGGCCAACGTCATGTTCTGGCAGCCCATGTGGGCCCAGGCCGACGGCATCGTGGTCAGCGCGCCGGGCACCAGTCTCGGCCAGGCGGGCAATGGCGTACCGGTGGTCAACATCGCCAAGCCCAATGGCAGTGGCCTGTCCCACAACCAGTTCAAGGACTACAACGTCGGCAGCAGCGGCGTGATCCTCAACAACGCCACCAATACCGCCCAGGCGACGCAACTGGGTGGGATCATTCTCGGTAACCCGAACCTCCAGGGCACAGCCGCCACGACCATCCTCAACGAAGTCAATGGCGGCAACCCCAGCCAACTGCGCGGCTACACCGAGGTGGCGGGGCAGTCGGCCCACGTCATTGTCGCCAACCCTTATGGCATCACCTGCAATGGTTGCGGGTTTATCAATACGCCGAAGGCGACGCTGACTACCGGCAAGCCGGTGCTCGAAAATGGTCAGCTCAAGAGCTATCAGGTCGACCAAGGCAGCGTGTCCATTGAAGGCGCAGGCCTTAACGCCAACAACGTCGACCGCTTCGAAATCATCACCCGCAGCGCCAAGATCAACGCCGAAATCCAGGCCAAGAACCTGACCATCGTGGCGGGGCGCAACGACGTTAATGCCAACACCCTCAACGCCACCGCCCGTGCGGATGACGGCAGTGCTAAACCGGAACTGGCCATCGACTCCTCGGCCTTGGGCGGGATGTACGCAGGTGCGATCAAACTGGTGGGGACCGAGGCTGGGGTTGGTGTGAAGCTGGACGGCCAGATGGTTGCCAGTGGTGGGGATATTCAGCTCGATGCCAATGGGCATTTGAGTTTGGCGCAGACGGCTGCTGCCGGTGCCGTCAACATCCAGGCCAACAGCCTGGAAACCCGCGGCCAGGTGTACGCCGGTAGCCGCTTGGACGTGAAAACCCAGGGCGACCTGACCAGCCGGAACAACCTGGTGGCGCGCGACAGCGTTCACCTGGACAGCGGCGGCACGTTGAGCAACAACGGCATTATCGAAGCCGGGGTCAACGCCGATAACAGCCGCAATGCCACGGGTGATGTCACCCTCACGGCCAAGCAACTGAACAACGGTGGCAAAACCGTCATCGCCAGCCAAGACCTGAACGTCACGACCACCGTCGGGCTGAACAACCAGGGCGGCACCCTCAGCGGGCAGCGCAAGACCACCGTCACCGGCAACGTCGTGGATAACCGCAACAAAGGCCGGATCCTCGGCGGCACCGAATTGCACCTGACCGCCAATCAGGTCTTGAACAGCCAGGGCGGTCTGATCAATAGCCAGGGCATTTTGACTGCCACCCTGGGTCATCTGGAAAACAATGCAGGTGAACTGTCGAGCCTGAACAGCGCGACGCTGATCCTCGGCAGCCTGGACAACCTGACCGGCCTGGTCATGGCCGGCAAAAACCTCGACATCACCAATACCGGCGCGATCAACAACCAGGGCGGCGAATTGTCCAGCCAAGGTGTCATGACCGTGCGCAGCGCCAGCCTGGACAACAGCAACAAAGGCACCGTCGCCGCCAATGGCAAGTTGGTGGTCAGCGCTACCGGCGCGGTCAGCAACGCCGACAAAGGCCTGATCGCCAGCCGAGCCGCCGAGGTTGAATTCGGTGCTGCCAGCCTGAATAACGCCAAAGGCACGTTGCAAGGCAAGGGCCTGGTGACGGTGAATGTAACGGGCGATATCGATAACCAGGGCGGCAGCATCATCGCCCAGGACGCCAAGCTGGGTGTCTTCGCGAGCAACCTGGACAACCGCGGTGGCGTGCTGTCCAGCGTCAAGGCCGCGCTGGAGGCGCGTACCACTGGCGTATTGAAAAACGGCTACGACGTGAATCGCGTGGGCGGCACGATCCAGGCCCAGGGGCTGAACATCAAAGCCTTGGCCGGGCTGTACAACGACGGCGGGCGCATGGCCGCGCAAGCCGGCGACATCGTGATCAACAACCCGGCTGCGGATATCAACAACCGCAATGGCGGGATGTATGCCACGGGCAAGGTCCAGGTCATTGGCCGGCAGATGGACAACAGCGGCGGCGGGCAGGTCAGTGCCAGTCGCATCGACTTTGACCTTTCTGGTGCGCTGAACAACAACGCGGGCATCATCGAAAGCCAGGACAGCCTGGATGTTCTCGCCGCCAGCCTGAGCAACCAGAAAGGCCAACTGCGCACCCTGGGCCAGAACAGCACGACGGTGTTCAGCATCGGAGGCCTGTTCGACAATAACGACGGCACCCTGGAAACCGCCAGCCAGAATGTGGGCCTGGACACCGGCAGCCTCCAGAACGTGGGTGGCAAGCTGCTGCACACTGGCCTGGGATTGTTCGGCATCAGCCAGGCCAACCTGGGGCAGGCCGGCGGTCAGTTGGTGACCTACGGCAACCTGACGGTGACGGCTGATCGTTGGACCAACAATACGGCGATCCAGGCCGGGCACCTGGTCGTGGATGTCGACCAGTTGACGCAGACGGCCACCGGCCAGTTGCTCAGCACCGACAGCATGGTGGGCCGTGGCAGCAACTGGCGCGTCGACGGCCTGATCGGCAGCGATGGGGCGATCGACCTGCAACTGACCGGCGCCTATGCCGGCAACGGCCGCTTGAGCAGCCTCGGCACCTTGGGCCTCAAGGCCGCGCTGATCAATCTGGAACAAAACGGCAGCATCGCTGGCGGCGGCAACACAAGCGTCGTGGTCGATGGCGTCCTCAACAGCTACGGTCGCCTGACCTCGGCTGCGGACCTGAGCGTCACGGCCGCTACGATCAACAACTACGGCACCCTGGGCAGTGCCGGTACGCTGGGCGTCACGACCGGTGATTTGCTCAACGAGCACGGTTTGATCTTCAGTGGCGGTAATACCAACCTGCGCGTCAATAGCCTGACCAACCGCTATGCCGATATCTACAGCCTGGGTGATCTGAGCATCGATCGCGACGGCCTCGGCACCCGTGCCAGTCGCATCCTCAACAGCTCCAGCACGCTGCAAAGCGACGGCAACATGCGCCTGGCGGCCAGCACGATCGACAACGTCCGCGAGGTCTTGACCACCCACGATGCAGGCATCTACACCGCCTCGATCAGGGAAGTGGCCTGCATCGAAGGCGTCAACGCCGGTGATTGCAGCGGCGGCAAGGAAAACCACGTCTGGCAGATCGTCCAGCGCGACAAGTTTGAAGTCACCGCTGCCAGTGCCGCCTCCAGCATCACCACGGGCGGCAACCTGGATATCCAGGGCGACAGCCTGACCAACCGGAGCAGCAGCATCGGCGTCGGCGGTGCATTGACCGCCAACCTCGTCAGCCTGAACAACATCGGCATCGAGACCGGCGAGACCGAAACCTCGCGCACCTTCATGTCCGAGCGCACGCGCAGCCCGGGTGGCTGGCGCGCCGCCGCGAATGACTTCACCAACAAATACTGGTTACAGAGCCCAGGCTACAATGCCGACGACTTGGGCGGCCTTGAAGCAGCGATGGGCCGCTTCATCGGCATGACCGAGCGCGAGATCCCAGGGCTTGGCTCTCAGACAGCCACCACCGACAGCCAGACCTACGCCGCGATTATCCAATCGGGTGGTGCGGTCGATATCCGCACCCAAGGCACCGCCAATAACGGTGTGGTACGAGGCGGCTATAACTACGTCGGCGCTGGCCCACGCACCGACACGGGGGCCGATGGTGCATTCTCAACCCGCGTCACCGTCAACCGACAGCTACCTCCGAGCCTGACCCAGCAACAAGTCGATCCGCTGGCCTTGCCGGGCTTCGACTTGCCCACCGGGCAAAACGGCCTGTTCCGCATGAGCGGCGACGGCTCGGCCACGCCGACCCAAGGCACGGGGCTGACCCAAGTGCGCGGCCTGCCGGACCGCTCGTTCCAGGCCAACCCGCAAAAATACCTGATCGAAACCAACCCGGCGCTGACCGACATGCGTCGGTTCATGAGCTCGGATTACCTGCTGAGCAACCTCGGCTACGACCCGGACGACGCCGCCAAGCGTTTGGGTGACGGCTTCTATGAACAGCGCCTGATCCAACAAGCCGTGATCGCCCGCACCGGCCAACGTTTCCTCGACGGCCAGACCTCCGACGACGGCATGTTCAAGTACCTGATGAACAACGCCATCGCCAGCAAGGACGCCCTCAACCTGTCGTTGGGCGTCAGCCTGACCGCTGAACAGGTGGCGGCGCTGACCCATGACATCGTCTGGATGGAAACTCGGACGGTGAACAACGAACAGGTGCTGGTGCCGGTGCTTTATCTGGCCCAGGCCAACAATCGTCTGGCGGCCAATGGGGCGTTGATTCAGGGTTCGGATGTCAGCCTGATCGCGGGTAAGAACCTGAACAATGCCGGCACCTTGCGTGCGTCCAGTCATTTGAGGGCGACGGCGGGTGACAGTCTGGTTAACAGCGGGTTACTGGAGGCTGGGAATCGGCTGGAGGCGTTGGCGGGTAATGATCTGACTAACCGGGCTGGTGGGGTTATTGCCGGAGGAGATGTCAGTGTTGTTGCTCTGACTGGCGATGTGACTAACGAGCGTACCGTTACTACCCACGAAAGCGACAGCGGCTACCGCAGCGAACGCACCGACTTCATCGATAGCGCCGCTCGTATCGAAGCCGGCAACAACCTGAACATCAGCGCAGGGCGTGACATCAACAGCGTCGGCGGTGTGCTGAAAAGTGGCGCCGACACCACCCTAAACGCCACGCGCGATGTCAATCTCATCGCCGCCGAACGCATCACCAGCGGCACTCGCGGCAGGCATCGCGACCAAGACATCAAGCAATACGGGTCCAGCCTCGACAGCGGCCGCGACCTGACCGTCAACGCTGGTCGCAACCTCACCGTTGTCGGCACTCAGATCGATGCCAAGCGCGACGTTGCCATGGCCGCCCAAGGAAACTTGACCTTCGCCTCGGCGGCGGATGAGCAGCATTCCTATGGCAAGAGCAAGAAGGTCACTAGCCAAGAGGATCACGTCAGTCAGGTGGCCTCTACGGTTAATGCGGGACGCAACGTTGTACTGAGCGCGGGGCAGGATTTGGCGATGATCGCCAGCAAGGTCAACGCTGCAAATGAGGCCTATTTCGTGGCGGGTGGCAAGCTTGAACTGCTGGCTGCGCAAGACAGCGACTATTCGCTGTACGACATGAAGAAGAAAGGTGGTTGGGGGAGTAAGAAAACTCAGCGGGATGAAGTAACCGATGTGAAAAACATCGGCAGTGAAATCACTGCCGGGGGCGACCTGCGATTGGTCAGCGGCGGCGACCAGCGGTATCAAGTGGCGAAACTGCAGAGTGGCAAGGACATCACGCTGGACGGTAGCGGTTCCATTACCTTCGAAGGCGTGAAGGATCTCCATCAGGAGAGCCACGAGAAGACCGACAACAACGCGTTCTGGGTCTCGTCCAAAGGTAAGGGCAAGACCGATGAAACCTTGCGCCAAAGCCAGTTTATTGCTGAGGGCAATGTTGCGATCAAAGCCGTCAACGGTTTGAAGATCGATATCAATCAGGTCAATCAGCAAACCGTCAGCCAATCCATCGATGCGATGGTCAAGGCAGATCCGCAGTTGGCGTGGCTTAAGGATGCAGAAAAACGCGGAGATGTGGACTGGCGTCAAGTCAAAGAGATCCACGACAGCTTCAAATACAGCAACTCCGGCTTGGGGCCGGCTTCGCAGATCATCATTGCGATTTTGATGGCAGCGGTCGTTGGACCGTTAGCGGCAGGCGCAATGGGAACCGCGACTGGAGGGATGGTTGCTGCCGGAACAATTACTGCGGAGACGGCTGCGGGTATTTCAGCCGCGGCAGGCGCCGTTGCAGCGGGAGCAGCAACAAACGCTACCGTCAGCGTTGTCAATAATCGCGGCAATCTTGGCGCAGTGTTCAAGGATGTGACCTCTTCGGATGCAATGAAGGGGTATGCCATCGCCGGTGTTACGGCAGGACTGACGGCCGCTTATTTTGATGGCTGGACTGGAACTGAAACGAGCACGGCAACTGAGAAAGTTGTTACGTCGAGTTCGCTGAGCACTTGGAACGGTGTTGGTCAGTTCGCTGCCAACCAGGCATTGCAGAACAGTACCTCTATGTTGCTGAGCAAAGCGCTCGGGCAGGGAGGCAGTGCCAGCGATGCGTTGAAAAACGCGCTGTTCAACACCTTGGCAGCAGCGAGCTTCAACGCGATGGGCGACTACACGAAGGGTGTTTACGCCACCGGTACGCCTCAGAAAATTGTGATCCATGCAATGGTGGGGGGCTTCTCGCCGAAGCTACAGGCGGTGATTTCAAAGTCGGAGCCTTGGCAGCTGGGGCTAACGAGGCTCTAG
- a CDS encoding leucine-rich repeat domain-containing protein, translated as MHTPNRNALITQLAANPDDTTTRASLYRDLLDTGEVSLEGLRVAAGLGDPAAKVVMTQLNTTAHTNRPGPWLSQLRGLPVDHLELNNAEPQWCDALAGLPLRTLVLNSPRFICGPEMWQRLPANALETLEVSNFSRDDNAHCLPSLARLRRLKLQTYGEDFDDSFLRQLSDSPLQELSLNRCDDITDDGFRALSRLKLRSLTLQRVGELTSRGMAHLASHPLEQLSLSGSGAILDDPSWLRDLTGLRSLSLDDCYASESVLQAIRGLPLEKLSLHSAFICEDDLEVLEGMPLAELDLKCLRQVIERLDVLHGFPLKRLGLSDVQGVCASTLSDLRGLELESLDLSLNDITWKDLKQLAGLPLKRLALSFCQGVDGKVLRKLVDLGLPLEQLEISGLDLRDDDLACLRHLPLQRLGLYESPWLTDAGVAHLAHLPLRDLTLEAGPGESQLTSAIIPVLERLPLQRLSLRNGAGICAQGWDRLARLPARVVGPGI; from the coding sequence GTGCACACCCCCAACCGCAACGCTCTGATCACCCAACTCGCCGCCAACCCCGATGACACCACCACGCGCGCTTCGCTCTATCGCGATCTGCTCGATACCGGGGAGGTATCACTGGAAGGTTTACGCGTCGCGGCGGGCCTGGGCGATCCGGCGGCTAAGGTGGTGATGACTCAACTGAACACCACCGCCCACACAAATCGCCCCGGGCCATGGCTGTCGCAACTGCGCGGCCTGCCGGTCGACCATCTGGAGTTGAACAACGCCGAGCCGCAGTGGTGTGACGCCCTGGCCGGGCTGCCCTTGCGCACGTTGGTGCTCAACAGCCCGAGGTTTATCTGTGGGCCAGAGATGTGGCAGCGTTTGCCCGCCAATGCCCTCGAAACCTTGGAGGTCAGTAATTTCTCCCGCGACGATAACGCCCACTGCCTCCCGTCGCTCGCACGCTTGCGTCGGCTGAAGTTGCAAACCTACGGCGAAGACTTTGACGATAGTTTCCTCCGCCAACTGAGCGACAGCCCGTTGCAGGAACTGTCGTTGAACCGTTGCGATGACATCACCGACGACGGCTTTCGCGCACTGTCACGCCTCAAGCTGCGATCCCTGACCTTGCAGCGCGTGGGCGAGCTAACGTCTCGTGGCATGGCGCACTTGGCAAGTCATCCCCTTGAACAGTTGTCCCTCAGTGGCAGCGGCGCGATCCTGGACGATCCTTCCTGGCTTCGCGACCTGACGGGATTGCGCTCGCTGAGTCTGGATGACTGTTATGCAAGCGAGAGCGTGTTGCAGGCGATTCGGGGCCTGCCTCTGGAAAAGCTTTCGCTGCACTCTGCGTTCATCTGCGAAGACGATCTTGAAGTGCTGGAGGGAATGCCGCTCGCGGAGCTGGACCTCAAATGCCTACGGCAGGTGATCGAGCGGCTCGATGTGCTACACGGGTTTCCCCTCAAGCGATTGGGTCTCTCCGACGTGCAAGGTGTCTGCGCCAGTACGTTGAGTGATCTGCGTGGGTTGGAGTTGGAGTCCCTGGACCTGTCCTTGAACGACATCACGTGGAAGGATCTGAAACAATTGGCCGGCCTGCCGCTGAAGCGGCTGGCCCTGAGTTTTTGCCAGGGCGTCGATGGCAAGGTCTTGCGCAAGCTCGTCGACTTGGGGCTGCCGTTGGAGCAGCTTGAGATCAGCGGTCTGGATTTGCGCGACGATGACCTGGCCTGCCTGCGCCATCTGCCGCTGCAGCGCCTCGGCCTGTACGAAAGCCCCTGGCTCACGGATGCCGGCGTCGCGCACCTGGCGCATCTGCCGTTGCGGGACCTGACGCTTGAGGCAGGCCCCGGCGAATCGCAGCTGACGTCCGCCATCATCCCCGTGTTGGAGCGGTTGCCGCTGCAACGATTGTCCTTGCGAAACGGCGCTGGAATCTGCGCGCAGGGCTGGGATCGCCTGGCCCGGTTGCCCGCTCGAGTGGTGGGGCCCGGTATCTGA